Proteins encoded by one window of Aspergillus puulaauensis MK2 DNA, chromosome 4, nearly complete sequence:
- the GSY1 gene encoding glycogen [starch] synthase (CAZy:GT3;~COG:G;~EggNog:ENOG410PJA3;~InterPro:IPR008631;~PFAM:PF05693;~go_function: GO:0004373 - glycogen (starch) synthase activity [Evidence IEA];~go_process: GO:0005978 - glycogen biosynthetic process [Evidence IEA]), translated as MAGEENDQDPPKRDVRNHMLFEIATEVANRVGGIYSVLKSKAPVTTAEYGDRYTLIGPLNRASAAVEVEELTPSSPAMSETMNTMKERGIEMVYGRWLIEGAPRVLLIDTGTGYKYLDEWKGDLWNTAGIPSPASDHETNETIVFGYLVAWFLGEYIAHERRRAVVAHFHEWLAGVALPLTKKRHMDLTTIFTTHATLLGRYLCAGSVDFYNNLQYFDVDSEAGKRGIYHRYCIERAAAHSADVFTTVSHITAFESEHLLKRKPDGVLPNGLNVKKFSAVHEFQNLHSQSKEKINEFVRGHFYGHNDFDLDNTLYVFTSGRYEFRNKGVDMFIEGMARLNHRLKENGSKTTVVAFIIMPAQVSSLTVESLKGQAVVKSLRDTIENIEQGIGKRMYERCLSWKEGDNMPDEKDLITSQDRVLLRRRLFAMKRHALPPVVTHNMANDHEDPILNQIRRVQLFNQSSDRVKIVFHPEFLNSSNPVLPLDYDDFVRGTHLGVFPSYYEPWGYTPAECTVMGVPSITTNLSGFGCYMEELIENSSDYGIYIVDRRMKGVDDSVNQLADFMYNFTLKSRRQRINQRNRTERLSDLLDWKRMGLEYVKARQLALRRAYPSSFETSEDYFDIIGGTEQKISRPLSVPGSPRDRSGMMTPGDFASLQEVKEGLSTEDYVAWRLPTSEEEDPDDNFFPLTLRAKKSDRASSPLDRISINGGQSPS; from the exons ATGGCCGGTGAGGAGAACGATCAGGATCCCCCAAAGCGCGATGTGCGCAACCACATGCTCTTCGAGATCGCGACTGAGGTTGCCAATCGCGTCGGGGGCATTTATTCGGTGCTGAAGTCTAAAGCGCCCGTCACCACCGCTGAGTATGGCGATCGCTACACCTTGATCGGCCCGTTGAATCGAGCTTCTGCGGCCGTGGAGGTCGAGGAGCTCACCCCGTCAAGCCCTGCAATGAGCGAGACGATGAATACCATGAAGGAGCGCGGCATTGAAATGGTCTACGGTCGCTGGCTTATTGAGGGCGCCCCCCGCGTGCTCCTCATTGATACGGGTACAGGGTACAAATACTTGGACGAGTGGAAAGGGGACCTGTGGAATACTGCTGGGATCCCCTCACCGGCGTCGGACCATGAGACGAATGAGACGATTGTCTTTGGATACTTGGTGGCTTGGTTCTTGGGCGAG TACATCGCGCATGAACGCCGTCGTGCTGTTGTTGCCCACTTCCACGAGTGGCTTGCAGGTGTGGCCCTCCCACTGACAAAGAAAAGACACATGGACTTGACGACTATCTTCACGACCCATGCGACGCTGCTTGGACGGTACCTCTGTGCGGGCTCGGTTGATTTTTACAATAACCTGCAGTACTTTGATGTTGACTCAGAGGCTGGTAAACGCGGAATCTACCATCGATATTGTATAGAGCGAGCCGCTGCGCACTCGGCGGACGTTTTCACTACAGTCTCTCATATAACGGCGTTTGAGAGCGAGCATCTCCTCAAGCGGAAGCCAGACGGAGTGCTGCCTAACGGACTGAATGTTAAGAAGTTCTCTGCAGTCCATGAGTTCCAGAACCTGCACTCTCAGTcaaaggagaagatcaacgAGTTTGTTCGAGGTCATTTCTATGGGCATAACGACTTTGACCTGGACAACACTCTTTACGTATTCACCTCTGGTCGATACGAATTCCGCAACAAGGGCGTTGACATGTTTATTGAAGGAATGGCGCGTCTTAATCACCGGCTCAAGGAGAACGGGTCAAAGACCACCGTTGTAGCATTCATCATCATGCCCGCGCAGGTTTCATCGCTCACAGTGGAGTCACTAAAAGGTCAAGCAGTGGTCAAGTCGCTACGAGACACGATCGAGAATATTGAACAAGGCATTGGAAAGCGCATGTATGAGCGATGCCTGTCCTGGAAGGAAGGCGACAACATGCCGGATGAGAAAGACCTAATCACCAGTCAAGATCGCGTCCTTCTCCGACGTAGACTGTTTGCCATGAAACGGCATGCTCTCCCCCCTGTTGTCACGCATAACATGGCGAATGACCACGAGGATCCGATCCTCAACCAGATCCGCCGTGTGCAGCTATTCAATCAGTCTTCTGACCGTGTCAAGATTGTCTTCCATCCGGAGTTCCTCAACTCTTCTAACCCAGTGCTGCCTCTAGACTACGATGACTTTGTTCGCGGGACTCACCTTGGCGTGTTCCCCTCGTACTATGAACCCTGGGGATATACCCCTGCGGAATGTACTGTCATGGGAGTACCCAGCATTACAACTAACCTATCAGGATTTGGTTGTTACATGGAGGAGCTGATTGAGAACTCCTCGGACTACGGCATCTACATTGTGGACCGCCGGATGAAGGGCGTGGACGACTCAGTCAATCAGCTGGCTGATTTTATGTATAACTTTACTCTCAAGAGTCGACGACAACGCATTAACCAGCGTAACCGTACGGAACGACTCAGCGACCTTTTGGACTGGAAGCGGATGGGTTTGGAATACGTCAAGGCCCGTCAGTTGGCTCTCCGGAGAG CGTATCCATCGTCTTTTGAAACATCGGAAGACTACTTCGACATTATCGGCGGGACAGAGCAGAAGATATCGCGGCCTCTGTCAGTTCCGGGCTCGCCAAGGGACCGCTCCGGAATGATGACGCCCGGTGATTTTGCGTCGCTGCAGGAAGTCAAGGAGGGCCTTTCGACGGAAGACTACGTTGCATGGCGACTCCC AAcaagcgaggaagaagacccgGATGACAACTTTTTCCCTCTCACCCTGCGGGCGAAGAAATCGGACCGAGCGTCTTCACCTCTGGACCGGATATCTATAAATGGAGGGCAATCACCGAGCTAG
- a CDS encoding uncharacterized protein (COG:S;~EggNog:ENOG410PHWY;~InterPro:IPR039535,IPR011047;~PFAM:PF14269;~SECRETED:SignalP(1-18);~TransMembrane:1 (n3-13c18/19o537-557i)) has translation MWCSSLLAVTALLNHVYASQSAEPTGEWPTQIYRSTSVFGTSVYFARGTEHCHDGLYTLLAPRGEGVPARGPTILDQNGNLVWASEYVYDTVYNLDVQKYKGDDYLTFWTGYDKVDGHGDGTVRMLDSQYNERYTINGPKGQSIDMHEFKITHDDTALFIVYDTVSVDLQSVNGPYKGWIWDSRFVEVDIETNDVLFEWRASEHFSFTDVNTKITNSTGWTFAHAWDFFHLHSVEKDTRGNYLISALHTDHLTYLDGRSGDIIWRLGGNHTDFQDISSGKRASNFASPNDARFHDDGNTITLFDNTTPGDKINRGVILNVDQIKMTVDVRSEFRAYTHDGVTPESHPQSDGSVQLLPNGNVLVSYGLNAPAWTEYSDLGIPKCQTQFGSLSSYGTGNPASYRVKKRPWTGLPDSTPDFELDGYEAAISWNGATEVHQWVVEGAEVPLPRSNSRSDESDPQAVSDTYFSAITKVEKNGFETIITIPFDAVQPYVRVRALDKKGLIIGTSAILPFHPTPTDENPPPEVPPSESKAGFSLGHFFAGAGATIGVLLCLSLFRRYCGAACLRSCRRIRLRRYGYLLAGRRGSESNWEEYVANEEQEVGLHLVSDTESDDSDEVEVSELDNPRLSPAINRTPSWQSTMDSLDSGRPMWDRTPSALSSEGSREKQS, from the exons ATGTGGTGCTCATCCCTTCTTGCAGTAACGGCATTGCTTAACCACGTTTATGCATCTCAGTCTGCGGAGCCCACGGGCGAATGGCCTACCCAGATATACCGTTCGACCTCTGTCTTTGGGACTTCTGTATATTTTGCCCGTGGTACTGAACACTGCCATGACGGCCTATACACATTGCTAGCGCCTCGTGGAGAGGGCGTCCCAGCACGCGGTCCAACAATCCTCGACCAGAATGGAAATCTAGTGTGGGCCAGTGAGTATGTTTACGACACAGTGTATAATTTAGATGTCCAGAAATACAAGGGCGACGACTACCTTACTTTCTGGACGGGATATGATAAGGTCGATGGACATGGCGATGGCACAGTACGCATG CTCGATTCGCAATACAATGAACGCTATACCATCAATGGTCCAAAGGGCCAATCTATCGACATGCATGAATTCAAAATTACCCATGATGACACAGCGCTTTTTATTGTCTATGATACTGTCTCAGTTGATCTGCAATCGGTTAATGGACCCTATAagggctggatctgggacaGTCGGTTTGTAGAAGTTGACATTGAGACAAACGATGTGTTGTTTGAGTGGCGCGCATCGGAGCATTTCAGTTTTACCGACGTCAATACAAAAATCACAAACAGCACAGGCTGGACGTTCGCCCATGCCTGGGACTTCTTCCACCTTCACAGCGTTGAGAAAGACACTAGGGGCAATTACCTCATTTCAGCCCTTCACACTGACCATCTCACATACCTTGATGGTCGCTCGGGCGATATAATCTGGCGGCTCGGCGGGAACCATACCGATTTTCAAGATATCTCTTCGGGAAAGAGAGCCTCGAACTTCGCATCGCCAAACGACGCCCGTTTCCACGATGACGGGAATACAATCACGCTATTCGACAACACGACCCCAGGCGACAAAATCAACCGAGGCGTTATCCTCAATGTAGACCAGATAAAAATGACGGTCGATGTCCGCTCCGAGTTCCGCGCTTACACACATGATGGAGTCACTCCTGAATCACACCCTCAATCAGATGGCTCCGTCCAGCTCTTACCAAATGGAAATGTCCTTGTTTCCTACGGCCTCAACGCCCCGGCCTGGACCGAATACAGTGATCTAGGAATTCCCAAGTGCCAGACCCAATTCGGTTCTTTATCTAGTTATGGGACGGGCAACCCGGCGTCTTATCGAGTCAAGAAGCGCCCCTGGACAGGGCTTCCGGATAGCACCCCGGATTTTGAACTTGATGGCTACGAAGCGGCTATTAGCTGGAATGGGGCCACCGAGGTCCATCAGTGGGTTGTTGAGGGTGCAGAGGTTCCATTGCCTAGGTCCAACTCGCGTTCCGATGAAAGTGACCCGCAAGCGGTGTCTGACACCTATTTCTCGGCCAtcaccaaggtcgagaaaAACGGATTTGAAActatcatcaccatcccatTCGATGCTGTCCAACCTTACGTTCGTGTCCGCGCACTCGACAAGAAAGGTTTAATCATTGGCACATCCGCTATCCTCCCATTCCACCCGACTCCCACCGATGAAAACCCGCCTCCCGAGGTGCCTCCGAGTGAATCAAAAGCGGGCTTTTCACTCGGGCACTTCTTCGCGGGAGCTGGCGCTACAATCGGAgtcctcctctgcctctccctcttccgcCGCTATTGCGGTGCAGCTTGCCTCCGGAGTTGTCGACGGATTCGGCTCAGACGCTACGGATACCTGCTCGCTGGCAGACGGGGATCTGAAAGCAACTGGGAGGAGTATGTTGCAAACGAAGAACAGGAGGTCGGCTTACATCTTGTTAGCGATACAGAAAGTGATGATAGTGATGAAGTGGAGGTTTCCGAGCTAGATAACCCGCGGTTGTCCCCTGCCATCAATCGGACGCCGAGTTGGCAGAGTACGATGGATAGTCTCGACAGCGGCAGGCCGATGTGGGATAGGACTCCGAGTGCGCTCAGTTCTGAGGGGTCAAGGGAAAAGCAGTCGTGA
- the NMT1_2 gene encoding NMT1/THI5 family protein (COG:P;~EggNog:ENOG410PFME;~InterPro:IPR015168,IPR027939;~PFAM:PF09084;~go_process: GO:0009228 - thiamine biosynthetic process [Evidence IEA]) gives MSTDKITFLTNWHATPYHAPLYLAQSKGFFAEQGLKVALLEPNDPSDVTEIIGSGKVDMGFKAMIHTLAAKARNFPVTSIGSLLDEPFTGVVYLKDSGITEDFRSLKGKKIGYVGEFGKIQIDELTKYYGMTADDYTAVRCGMNVTKAIINGTIDAGIGLENVQMVELAEWLATQNRPRTDVQMLRIDQLAELGCCCFCSILYIANDAFLEANPEKVTKFMNAVKRATEYVLAEPAKAYEEYVDMKPIMGSPVNRKIFERSFAYFSRDLKNVQRDWNKVTNYGKRLGILDAQFVSNYTNKYLSWTLDGDSADPLGDQKRMVKLQEQVASEGGFHRLEVAA, from the exons ATGTCTACTGATAAGATTACTTTCTTGACCAACTG GCACGCGACCCCGTACCATGCCCCCTTGTACCTTGCCCAGAGCAAGGGATTCTTCGCCGAGCAAGGTCTCAAGGTTGCTCTGCTAGAGCCTAATGATCCTTCCGATGTCACTGAGATTATCGGCAGTGGCAAGGTGGACATGGGCTTCAAGGCCATGATCCACACCCTGGCT GCCAAGGCTCGCAACTTCCCAGTGACCTCGATTGGCTCTCTGCTCGACGAGCCTTTCACTGGTGTTGTTTACCTCAAGGACAGCGGAATCACCGAGGACTTCCGCTCTCTGAAGGGTAAGAAAATCGGCTATGTCGGAGAGTTCGGAAAG atcCAAATCGACGAACTCACCAAATACTACGGCATGACCGCGGACGACTACACTGCCGTCCGCTGCGGCATGAACGTCACCAAGGCCATCATCAACGGTACCATCGACGCCGGCATTGGCCTCGAGAACGTCCAGATGGTCGAGCTGGCCGAGTGGCTCGCAACGCAGAACCGCCCCCGCACTGACGTCCAAATGCTCCGCATCGACCAGCTCGCGGAgctcggctgctgctgtttctgctCGATCCTGTACATTGCCAACGACGCGTTCCTGGAAGCCAACCCTGAAAAGGTCACCAAGTTCATGAACGCCGTCAAGCGCGCAACCGAGTACGTTCTCGCCGAGCCCGCAAAGGCATACGAGGAGTACGTCGATATGAAGCCGATCATGGGATCCCCCGTGAACCGCAAGATCTTCGAGCGCTCCTTCGCCTACTTCAGCCGTGACCTGAAGAACGTCCAGCGCGACTGGAACAAGGTTACCAACTACGGCAAGCGTCTGGGTATCTTGGATGCGCAGTTCGTCTCCAACTACACCAACAAGTACCTCTCTTGGACGCTGGACGGGGACTCCGCTGATCCCCTCGGTGATCAGAAGCGTATggtgaagctgcaggagcaGGTTGCTTCCGAGGGTGGATTCCACCGTTTGGAGGTGGCTGCTTAG